The window AACCTTCTTCCTTCTAAAATTGAGCCTCATATGTAGTCACTTACCTGTGCTATGCCTTTCTGTGCTCTTCGGCCTTTCTCGTACCAGATACTTCTATAATGCAAGAAGCGGCAGATGGGTGTAGATGCGAGAcctttttaacttcttttcCAGCGTTAGTCGTATTTATAATACACCATTCAGAAGCAAGAAAAATTATTTCAATTTaagatgataaagaaactTAGCAGTCCAAAGTCGAGATATGCCCTCAGTGGGAAAAAACACCTTTTACGCAGCAATGCCTCGTTATAAAAACACCGAAGAAAAACCCTTATATTGCGATAGCAGCTGAACTAATATTCCGCATTGATAATCTTCCTGCGCCAGGAATATAGCCTCGCTTTTAGTGTGGGAGGTGATAAATcgtttctttgttttttcaCTTTTACTTTGGCTGCGGATTTGCGTCATTTTCTTGAATTACCTTAAAAAACGTCCTCGTTTAAGTAAGAAAAAACCATCTCCAACAACAGATTAAAAAAGACGTAGTATAACAACAATGGTCGAGGAGTAATCAATTTTGGTTTAGAGGGTGTGCACTTTAGAACAGTTTGCCTATGAAATTGTACTGCTGTTTGTGGATTTAGAGGTACAAAAGAAACTAAGATAAACAGCCAGCACAGCATGGTGTATTCTGCCACATAAGCTTTTGAGAAGAGGCTGATATAAAAATAGCGACGTTCGGTAAGCGTGGCCTATTATTGTCAACTGGTTTTAGGTATCAACTTCGTCATCGCCGAATGACGGTACTTCGTTTGAGTTGTGTAGTTGTGCTATGCGAGAAGCTCTAATGCGTTCTTGGTCATCTATCATGACAGAGTAGTCAGGGACTTGGATTTTCCAATCAGCAGGGAATTGATCCATTAGTTTGAGATCTTTTGGTGTGACGGCATTTACTACAAATTTTCTGAGAGCCGTATATTCAGGATTACCATGGTTAGAATTGATCTCAAATCCGATTGATCGAATCAGAAATTTTCCCTGAATAAACCATAATGGCAGTTCAAAGTCTTGGCGAATCTTGTTATCGAATATGTCATATTCCCAATGGCCTAAGGAGACGAAATGGTTATTCTTCGACCACCGTTGTACGTTGGAGGGTATTCCACGCGCGCCTTCATATAACTTTACAAATACGCTGATTTTTTTGGGTGCTGCAGTCATTATCTGTAGATTATGGCTAAACTTTCCATGGAGGTACCCAATTTTAGTCAAGTACATAGGCTCTTCTAGCCTAATAGCCCAACTGCAGCCCTCTGAATTGCACTTCCAATAAGTTGAAGTGCAGCTATTGCAATCTTGTAGTAAATCCATGGGGCCTACAGGCCCATGGATGGTTTTTGAACACAGGTGATTGAGAAGCTTAGTTCCTTGAGCAAACGTAGCAATATTGAGATCAGACTCCCACTGATGCAGATTTGAGTTATATATCTTGTGCACTAGCTTCTTAAGCAGTACCGACGAAACTTGCTGAGGAACTAACTCTGGGGACGTCAGATGCGATAGTCGTGATTCCAACTCTTGTTTGATCTCATCCCTAGTCGAAAGCAGACTTTCCTGCAAATGATTCAGAAAATACTGTTTATCAACAAACTGAAAATTGTTGTTCAGTACCTCTTTAATATAATGGTTCATATTGAACTTGAACTGCGGTAAAGATGTAACGCTCTGTTGCACAATCTGACttattaaaattgaaagGTACTCATGTAGTTCAGGAATCAGCAGCATATTTGTATCATTCTCCATCACTATGGGAATCTTATCGGGTAACTTCTCGTTCAGCTTCGTTACCAGGTCCCGTTGCCACTGGGTCACGTTTTCCATTAACAACATCTGGTTGATTTGCTGCATCTCTGCCTCCAGGTGTGCAATATTTGATTCAAGCTTGCTCACATCTCTAGGCAAGATACGCTTTATATTTTTCTCAAATTGCTGAATAATCATTTTGATATTAGAGTCTAAATCAGATTTAAATGTTTTTCGTTGTGCCTCTGTGTCATGGCTCAAGTGATTTAACTGAGTTTGCAACTGATTGACCCGTTTATACAAGTCTGGATTAGCCCCTGGTGAGACCCCACCGTACATATACCACACCAATAGCCCGCATAACAGCCCACCCAACAACCACTTGAGCCACCGCTCCCTTCCAATACGCTCTCCTTCATAGTGACTCTcctcatatatatacgtgTCGCCCTCGTCATCCTGGATAAAACTTTGGTCTGCTTCATCCGTGTAATCTGtatcttcatcgtcatccaACCATCTGTAATCATCATCGTTGTGACCATTTACCAGAGATTTCTTAAACCTAGAGTACTCCTCATCCTCCCCATCCCCAAGCCTCTCGTCAGAGTCATCTTCCTGAATCATAGCTTCGTCCTTCAGTTGGTCACCATCACTAAACTCGCTCATATCACCAACTTCATGTTCgctattattattgctCACAACCGCGGAAGACCGATGGTGAAAATCACCTGAACCACTTGATCGTTTTTGGCTCAACAACGCATTATATGCGTTGTGAATACTTTGGTTGTATAACCTTTGACGTGAATCCCCGCTCATAATCCACTTTGATATACCTCCGGCTCGCTCTATTAGCGTGTATTACTACCTTGCCTGCTCTGTTTGTTTCGGAACCATCTTAGTGGGGTCCTTCTTTCCAAGTAAAAGATCGCAGCCTTCTcttataatatattgtcacgtgatacaaCCAGTACCCAAACCAAATCTCCATACAGAAACTTCATATCACCACCTGCTTCTTTGGGCCTCGAGCAGCAGAATATTTACACGATTACACCGTCTTTTACATCAGAACTGAACCACAGGGTGCTTACGCCCCCCCTCCCCTCCCGCTGCCCCCTGGTAAGCGCTCATCCATATTAAATGGTCTATATCTGCGGTGGCTCGCGGCAGGCTTAGACATGGTAACACCACCGTTCCAAGCACTTATACAATGGGCCAACCTAATATGCAAGCGGCAAACACCTATGACATGCCATAGTGGAGTCTACATGTTCAACACCATGAGTCTAGATCGGTAGGGCTGGGATAGCTCATAGCCGGGTAATCGTTCCGTTAATGGTgatgtttgaaaatttttccaaaatcGCTAATTCTTATAGAGTGTGGAATTCCAGGCATCAGTGGTGAGAAAGGGATATTTGGGCAGGCATTTGAACCCTTGGGTTGGGTAGATCgtgtttgttttttgatt is drawn from Eremothecium cymbalariae DBVPG#7215 chromosome 8, complete sequence and contains these coding sequences:
- the MPS3 gene encoding Mps3p (similar to Ashbya gossypii AGR312W); this encodes MSGDSRQRLYNQSIHNAYNALLSQKRSSGSGDFHHRSSAVVSNNNSEHEVGDMSEFSDGDQLKDEAMIQEDDSDERLGDGEDEEYSRFKKSLVNGHNDDDYRWLDDDEDTDYTDEADQSFIQDDEGDTYIYEESHYEGERIGRERWLKWLLGGLLCGLLVWYMYGGVSPGANPDLYKRVNQLQTQLNHLSHDTEAQRKTFKSDLDSNIKMIIQQFEKNIKRILPRDVSKLESNIAHLEAEMQQINQMLLMENVTQWQRDLVTKLNEKLPDKIPIVMENDTNMLLIPELHEYLSILISQIVQQSVTSLPQFKFNMNHYIKEVLNNNFQFVDKQYFLNHLQESLLSTRDEIKQELESRLSHLTSPELVPQQVSSVLLKKLVHKIYNSNLHQWESDLNIATFAQGTKLLNHLCSKTIHGPVGPMDLLQDCNSCTSTYWKCNSEGCSWAIRLEEPMYLTKIGYLHGKFSHNLQIMTAAPKKISVFVKLYEGARGIPSNVQRWSKNNHFVSLGHWEYDIFDNKIRQDFELPLWFIQGKFLIRSIGFEINSNHGNPEYTALRKFVVNAVTPKDLKLMDQFPADWKIQVPDYSVMIDDQERIRASRIAQLHNSNEVPSFGDDEVDT